A single region of the Bacteroides luhongzhouii genome encodes:
- a CDS encoding lipoprotein, with translation MKIYFLPMLLSLFFLGACDKNDEIIPEDADENFITSVVMTVDGKSYTADITDNTVTITVPYTVSLNNAEVEFKYTTSATIIPDPETVTDWDNERTFRVTSYNGDAREYTYKVVKSEIESDGDVELKTTEEVASFAATKTTVVKGNLIIGSDAEEAEKITDISALASLKEVTGNIVIRNSYNGADLTGLDNIVSAGGLQVGSTDVASKATELHMISMKALETLSGDISVYNDQVTYVLFEKLATIEGSVMFNASSLQSFEFPVLTTVGQDLNLQGLNEENTAAGSIASLEIPELTSVGGVLSVNNLAKLTSMSFLKLKETGGLDFHTVPVMLETINLPEIETVNGSIIMEANMEAPPTGSFVPQRNDVLQAFGGMDKLTTIKGQIKIKNFTALKQLPDWSKITTLGSITLDYLEDVSGTLLLPNARFETFGETAPQIEIINKVQLSKIETAEDLSNVNFVITSLTNNKFPEITFKNIKDFTCKPTTNNTDYTISTIQHVYGNLNVTGQMRSNAKFPDLEIIDGYGYIQIPMFASITMPVLKEVGGQFYLSGNFTSCNLPLLSKVCCSASPVYYKEGEGSLAISLQSKSLDIPELLHVGGEGLFVNKATGITCDKLQTIDGTLQIKSATSLSQETLSMEKLETLHGVVFDGLTKFTDYTFFGKFIENGMITGESWSVTKCGYNPTFQNMKDKQYTQQD, from the coding sequence ATGAAAATTTATTTTCTTCCCATGCTCCTATCCTTGTTCTTTTTGGGAGCGTGTGACAAAAACGATGAAATTATACCTGAAGATGCAGATGAAAATTTCATCACATCGGTCGTGATGACCGTGGACGGGAAATCGTACACGGCCGACATTACGGACAATACAGTAACAATAACCGTTCCCTATACGGTATCGCTGAACAACGCCGAAGTGGAATTCAAGTACACAACTTCTGCAACAATCATACCTGATCCTGAAACGGTAACGGACTGGGATAACGAACGAACCTTCCGGGTGACATCCTATAACGGAGATGCCCGCGAATATACCTATAAGGTCGTGAAAAGCGAGATAGAATCTGACGGAGATGTGGAGTTGAAGACCACCGAGGAGGTAGCTTCTTTTGCCGCAACCAAAACAACCGTTGTCAAAGGGAACCTGATTATCGGCTCTGATGCGGAAGAGGCAGAAAAAATCACTGACATATCTGCATTGGCATCTTTGAAAGAGGTTACTGGCAACATTGTCATTCGTAACAGTTACAACGGTGCAGACTTGACAGGGTTGGATAATATCGTTTCTGCCGGAGGTTTACAGGTAGGTTCGACCGATGTCGCCTCGAAAGCTACGGAACTTCACATGATTTCCATGAAAGCATTGGAAACGCTCTCCGGAGACATATCGGTATATAACGACCAAGTGACGTATGTCCTATTCGAGAAACTGGCAACTATTGAAGGAAGCGTGATGTTCAATGCGTCGTCGTTACAGAGTTTTGAGTTTCCGGTTCTGACTACTGTAGGTCAGGATCTGAATCTTCAAGGACTCAATGAAGAGAACACAGCAGCCGGTTCGATTGCGTCTTTGGAAATACCGGAACTGACAAGTGTCGGAGGGGTCTTGTCCGTAAACAATCTTGCCAAGCTGACTTCCATGAGCTTCCTTAAGCTGAAAGAGACCGGTGGCCTTGATTTCCATACCGTCCCCGTGATGTTGGAAACCATCAACCTTCCGGAAATCGAAACAGTAAACGGAAGTATTATTATGGAAGCCAATATGGAAGCTCCTCCTACCGGTAGTTTTGTTCCCCAACGAAATGACGTGCTTCAGGCTTTCGGTGGAATGGACAAACTGACAACGATAAAGGGACAGATAAAGATAAAGAATTTCACGGCACTCAAACAACTTCCCGACTGGAGCAAGATCACCACACTTGGAAGCATCACGCTGGATTATCTTGAAGATGTGAGCGGAACACTGCTGTTGCCGAACGCCCGATTTGAAACCTTCGGAGAAACAGCGCCCCAGATTGAAATTATAAACAAGGTGCAGCTCTCCAAAATTGAAACAGCCGAAGATTTGTCAAATGTAAATTTTGTCATCACCAGTCTCACGAATAATAAGTTCCCTGAAATCACGTTCAAGAATATCAAAGACTTCACTTGTAAGCCAACCACCAACAATACCGATTATACCATATCGACAATTCAACATGTATATGGAAATCTAAATGTGACAGGCCAAATGCGAAGCAATGCCAAATTTCCCGACTTGGAAATCATAGATGGATATGGATATATCCAAATACCCATGTTTGCTTCAATCACAATGCCAGTCTTGAAAGAAGTGGGAGGACAGTTCTATTTATCTGGAAATTTTACCAGTTGTAACTTGCCCTTACTATCCAAAGTTTGTTGTTCAGCTTCTCCTGTATATTATAAAGAGGGAGAGGGTTCGTTAGCAATATCTTTACAAAGTAAATCGCTGGATATTCCGGAATTGCTTCACGTAGGAGGTGAAGGGTTGTTCGTTAATAAAGCAACAGGCATTACTTGTGATAAATTACAGACTATAGATGGTACGCTACAGATAAAAAGTGCGACTTCTCTTTCTCAGGAAACACTTTCCATGGAGAAGTTGGAGACCTTGCATGGGGTTGTTTTTGACGGTTTGACGAAATTTACCGACTACACTTTCTTCGGCAAGTTTATAGAAAACGGAATGATTACGGGGGAAAGTTGGAGCGTGACGAAATGTGGGTATAACCCAACCTTCCAAAATATGAAGGACAAACAATATACGCAGCAGGATTAA
- a CDS encoding YncE family protein, with the protein MIRVLFFIRMTMSRTIQRICLFLFCLPVFGSCMKWDYGEMEDFSVSASGLFITNEGNFQYSNATLSYYDPATCEVENEVFYRANGFKLGDVAQSMVIRDGIGWIVVNNSHVIFAIDINTFKEVGRITGFTSPRYIHFLSDEKAYVTQIWDYRIFIINPKTYEITGYIECPDMDMESGSTEQMVQYGKYVYVNCWSYQNRILKIDTETDKVVDELTIGIQPTSLVMDKYNKMWTITDGGYEGSPYGYEAPSLYRIDAETFTVEKQFKFKLGDWPSEVQLNGTRDTLYWINNDIWRMPVEADRVPVRPFLEFRDTKYYGLTVNPNNGEVYVADAIDYQQQGIVYRYSPQGKLIDEFYVGIIPGAFCWK; encoded by the coding sequence ATGATTCGGGTACTCTTTTTTATCCGAATGACAATGAGCAGAACAATACAACGGATTTGCCTTTTTCTTTTCTGCCTGCCAGTTTTCGGCAGTTGCATGAAATGGGATTACGGAGAGATGGAAGATTTCTCTGTATCGGCCTCTGGTCTTTTCATTACCAACGAGGGGAATTTCCAGTACAGCAATGCCACGCTTTCCTACTACGATCCCGCCACGTGCGAAGTGGAGAATGAAGTGTTTTACCGTGCCAACGGGTTCAAGTTGGGCGATGTGGCCCAGTCTATGGTTATCCGGGACGGTATAGGCTGGATCGTGGTGAACAACTCGCATGTGATTTTCGCCATCGACATCAATACTTTCAAGGAAGTGGGCCGTATCACAGGTTTCACCTCACCCCGGTATATCCATTTTCTGTCGGATGAGAAAGCCTATGTGACGCAGATATGGGACTACCGTATCTTCATCATCAACCCCAAGACATACGAGATTACCGGCTATATCGAATGTCCAGACATGGACATGGAATCGGGTTCCACCGAACAAATGGTACAATACGGCAAGTACGTCTATGTGAACTGCTGGTCGTACCAGAACCGCATCCTGAAAATCGACACGGAGACGGACAAGGTCGTGGACGAACTGACCATCGGCATACAACCTACTTCGCTGGTCATGGACAAATACAACAAGATGTGGACCATCACGGATGGCGGTTACGAGGGCAGCCCATACGGTTACGAGGCACCGTCTCTCTATCGTATAGACGCCGAGACTTTCACCGTAGAGAAACAGTTCAAGTTTAAGCTGGGCGACTGGCCTTCGGAAGTCCAGCTCAACGGTACACGGGATACACTTTACTGGATCAACAACGATATTTGGCGAATGCCGGTGGAAGCCGACCGTGTTCCCGTCCGGCCTTTTCTGGAGTTTCGGGACACCAAATACTACGGCCTTACGGTCAATCCCAACAACGGGGAGGTATATGTGGCCGACGCTATTGATTACCAGCAACAAGGTATCGTGTATCGCTATTCGCCGCAAGGCAAGCTGATCGATGAATTTTACGTGGGAATCATTCCGGGAGCTTTCTGCTGGAAATAA
- a CDS encoding TonB-dependent receptor plug domain-containing protein — MKRHLILLFVGVSLPFLLAAQQKNSVSITKRVLRIPEVTVVGKRPMKDIGVQRTRFDSIAMKENIALSMADVLTFNSSVFVKNYGRATLSTVAFRGTSPSHTQVTWNGMRINNPMLGMTDFSTIPSYFIDDASLLHGTSSVNETGGGLGGLVRLSTSPANHEGFGLQYVQGVGSFSTFDEFLRLTYGDKHWQSSTRVVYSSSPNDYKYRNRDKKENIYDEDKNIIGSYYPTERNRSGAYKDLHVLQEIYYNTGEGDKFGLNAWYINSNRELAMLSTDYGNDMDFENRQREQTFRGVLSWDRVREKWKVGVKGGYIHTWMAYDYKRDKGNGEMASMTRSRSKINTFYGSADGDYAPSEKWLFTAGVSVHQHLVESADKNIISQEGNKAVVGYDKGRVEFSGSVSAKWRPVDRFAASLVLREDMFGTEWAPVIPAFFIDGVLSKKGNIVAKASISRNYRFPTLNDLYFLPGGNPDLKSEHGFTYDVGLSFSVGKENVYALSGGINWFDSHIDDWIIWLPTTKGFFSPRNLKKVHAYGAETNAHLDIMLGKDWKLDMNGTFSWTPSINESEPMSPADQSVGKQLPYVPEFSATVTGRLSWRTWSLLYKWCYYSQRYTMSSNDYTLTGYLPPYFMNNVTLEKQLSFRWADLSLKGSINNLFDEEYLSVLSRPMPGINFEIFIGITPKFGKNKNSKR, encoded by the coding sequence ATGAAAAGACATCTTATTCTATTGTTCGTGGGGGTAAGCCTGCCCTTTCTGCTTGCCGCCCAGCAGAAAAATTCCGTCAGCATTACCAAAAGGGTACTACGTATTCCGGAGGTTACGGTGGTGGGCAAACGACCTATGAAGGATATAGGCGTGCAACGAACCCGTTTCGATTCCATCGCCATGAAAGAGAACATCGCCTTGTCTATGGCCGATGTGCTGACATTCAACTCATCCGTTTTTGTCAAGAACTACGGACGCGCCACGTTATCCACCGTGGCTTTCCGGGGTACCTCTCCCTCGCATACCCAAGTGACGTGGAATGGTATGCGCATTAACAACCCGATGCTGGGCATGACGGATTTTTCCACCATCCCTTCTTACTTTATCGATGATGCCTCGCTGCTGCACGGAACGTCATCGGTAAACGAAACGGGCGGCGGCTTGGGTGGTCTGGTCAGGCTCTCCACTTCTCCGGCCAACCATGAAGGGTTCGGGTTGCAGTACGTGCAGGGAGTGGGGTCGTTCAGCACGTTCGACGAGTTTCTCCGCCTGACCTACGGTGACAAACACTGGCAGTCCTCCACCCGTGTGGTGTATTCCTCTTCCCCCAACGACTACAAATACCGAAACCGGGACAAGAAGGAAAACATCTATGACGAGGACAAGAACATCATCGGTTCCTATTACCCGACGGAACGCAACCGCAGCGGGGCTTATAAGGATCTGCACGTCTTGCAGGAAATTTATTATAACACGGGCGAAGGCGACAAGTTCGGGCTAAACGCCTGGTATATCAATTCCAACCGGGAACTGGCGATGCTCAGCACGGATTACGGGAACGACATGGACTTCGAGAACCGCCAAAGGGAGCAGACGTTTCGCGGCGTCCTCTCGTGGGATCGCGTGCGGGAGAAATGGAAGGTCGGTGTAAAAGGCGGCTATATACACACATGGATGGCCTATGATTACAAGCGGGACAAGGGAAACGGCGAAATGGCTTCGATGACCCGCTCACGCAGTAAGATTAACACGTTCTACGGAAGTGCGGACGGGGATTATGCTCCTTCAGAGAAATGGCTGTTCACGGCCGGTGTTTCCGTACACCAGCATTTGGTGGAAAGCGCGGACAAAAATATCATCTCGCAGGAAGGTAACAAGGCTGTTGTCGGGTATGACAAGGGACGTGTCGAGTTTTCCGGTTCCGTTTCTGCGAAATGGCGGCCTGTCGATCGTTTTGCCGCCTCGCTTGTCCTTCGCGAGGATATGTTCGGTACGGAATGGGCCCCGGTTATCCCGGCTTTCTTCATCGACGGGGTACTGTCGAAAAAAGGCAATATCGTGGCGAAAGCATCCATCTCCCGGAACTACCGTTTTCCCACGCTGAACGACCTCTATTTTCTGCCGGGCGGTAATCCCGACCTGAAAAGCGAGCACGGCTTCACATACGACGTGGGGTTGTCGTTCTCGGTGGGGAAAGAAAATGTATATGCTTTGAGCGGTGGTATCAACTGGTTCGATTCGCACATCGACGACTGGATCATCTGGCTACCCACAACCAAGGGATTCTTCTCCCCCAGAAACCTCAAAAAGGTACATGCTTACGGGGCAGAGACCAACGCCCACCTTGATATAATGCTCGGAAAGGACTGGAAACTGGATATGAACGGAACTTTCTCGTGGACTCCCTCGATCAACGAGAGCGAACCGATGAGTCCGGCAGACCAATCCGTCGGCAAACAGTTGCCATACGTGCCGGAGTTTTCCGCAACGGTGACCGGACGTCTGTCATGGCGGACATGGAGCCTGCTTTACAAATGGTGTTATTACAGCCAGCGTTATACCATGTCGAGTAATGACTATACCCTGACGGGCTATCTGCCCCCTTACTTCATGAATAACGTGACACTGGAAAAACAGCTCTCTTTCCGATGGGCCGATCTGTCGCTAAAGGGCAGCATCAACAACCTGTTCGATGAAGAATACCTTTCCGTATTGTCCCGTCCCATGCCGGGCATCAATTTCGAGATATTCATCGGCATAACACCCAAGTTCGGAAAAAACAAAAATAGTAAACGATAA
- a CDS encoding ABC transporter substrate-binding protein yields the protein MNALKNLSLILLLSLAFTGCHNKSSKINDFNLLLYAPEYASGFDIKGAGGKESVLITVRNPWQGADSVTTWLFIVRNGEEVPEGFAGQVLKGDAKRIVAMSSTHIAMLDAIGEVRCITGVSGIDYISNPDIQARRDSIGDVGYEGNINYELLLSLDPDLVLLYGVNGASAMESKLEELDIPFMYVGDYLEESPLGKAEWMVVLSEVTGKREKGEKAFAAIPVRYNALKKKVADSTLGTPSVMLNVPYGDSWFMPSTQSYVARLITDAGGRYIYQKNTGNASIPIDLEEAYLLASDADMWLNVGMANSLDDLKASCPKFTDTRCFKNGEVYNNNARTNTAGGNDYYESAVVNPDIVLRDLVKIFHPELVQEECVYYKQLK from the coding sequence ATGAACGCATTAAAGAATTTAAGCCTGATTTTGTTGCTTTCTCTGGCATTTACAGGCTGCCACAACAAAAGCTCAAAAATCAATGATTTCAACCTGCTGCTTTATGCTCCCGAATATGCCTCCGGCTTCGACATCAAAGGGGCGGGCGGGAAGGAAAGCGTACTGATAACCGTCAGGAATCCCTGGCAGGGAGCGGACAGTGTAACCACATGGCTGTTTATCGTCCGCAACGGTGAAGAGGTTCCCGAAGGGTTTGCAGGACAGGTACTCAAAGGAGACGCCAAACGTATCGTGGCGATGTCTTCCACTCATATCGCCATGCTTGACGCAATCGGTGAAGTCCGGTGTATAACCGGCGTTTCGGGAATCGACTACATTTCCAACCCAGACATCCAAGCCCGCCGCGACAGTATTGGCGATGTCGGCTATGAAGGGAACATCAACTACGAGTTGCTGCTCTCGCTCGATCCCGACCTCGTTCTGCTCTATGGGGTGAACGGCGCAAGCGCAATGGAAAGCAAACTCGAAGAACTCGACATACCGTTCATGTATGTCGGCGATTATCTTGAAGAGTCGCCTCTCGGCAAGGCCGAATGGATGGTAGTGCTTTCAGAAGTCACAGGAAAACGTGAGAAGGGTGAAAAAGCCTTTGCCGCAATCCCGGTCAGATACAACGCCTTGAAAAAGAAAGTGGCCGACAGTACCCTCGGCACTCCTTCGGTTATGCTTAATGTTCCCTATGGCGACTCGTGGTTCATGCCTTCAACCCAAAGTTATGTAGCCCGCTTGATTACTGATGCGGGAGGCCGCTATATCTACCAGAAGAACACGGGAAACGCTTCTATCCCCATTGACTTAGAAGAAGCATATCTGCTCGCGTCGGATGCGGACATGTGGTTGAACGTGGGAATGGCGAACTCCCTTGACGACTTGAAGGCATCATGTCCGAAATTCACCGATACCCGATGTTTCAAAAATGGAGAGGTGTATAACAACAACGCCCGTACCAACACAGCCGGGGGTAACGACTATTACGAGTCTGCCGTCGTGAATCCTGACATCGTGCTCCGCGACCTCGTGAAGATATTCCATCCTGAACTGGTGCAGGAAGAGTGTGTGTATTACAAGCAACTGAAATAG
- a CDS encoding FecCD family ABC transporter permease, whose product MRSRSTILFSILITLTVGLFLLDLAVGAVNIPIRDVWAALTGGNCSRATEKIVLNIRLIKAIVALLAGAALSVSGLQMQTLFRNPLAGPYVLGISSGASLGVALVVLAGIGSSIGIAGAAWVGAAVVLLVITAVGQRIKDIMVILILGMMFSSGVGAVVQILQYLSKEESLKAFVIWTMGALGDVTSGQLLILVPSVFAGLLLAVLTIKPLNLLLFGEEYAVTMGLNIRRSRSLLFLSTTLLAGTITAFCGPIGFIGLAMPHVTRMLFQNSDHHVLLPGTILSGASILLLCDIISKIFTLPINAITALLGIPIVVWVVLRNKSITA is encoded by the coding sequence ATGCGTTCCCGTTCGACTATATTATTCTCCATATTGATTACGCTCACGGTCGGTCTTTTTTTACTGGACTTGGCCGTGGGAGCTGTCAACATTCCGATCCGCGATGTATGGGCAGCACTGACCGGGGGAAATTGTTCCCGTGCCACGGAAAAAATCGTACTCAACATACGCCTCATAAAAGCTATAGTGGCACTGTTGGCCGGGGCTGCCTTATCGGTCAGCGGTCTTCAGATGCAGACCCTCTTCCGTAATCCTCTTGCCGGTCCCTATGTCCTTGGCATCAGTTCCGGTGCAAGTCTCGGTGTGGCACTTGTGGTACTTGCCGGGATCGGTTCATCAATAGGCATTGCCGGAGCAGCGTGGGTGGGTGCGGCTGTCGTGTTGCTCGTGATAACTGCCGTCGGACAGCGAATAAAAGACATCATGGTAATCCTGATTCTGGGCATGATGTTCTCATCGGGCGTAGGTGCTGTCGTGCAGATATTGCAGTACCTCAGCAAAGAGGAATCGCTGAAAGCCTTTGTCATTTGGACGATGGGGGCTTTGGGTGACGTCACCTCCGGACAACTTCTGATTCTTGTTCCATCGGTGTTTGCCGGACTGCTGTTGGCTGTACTGACCATCAAACCGCTTAACCTCCTGCTGTTCGGAGAGGAATATGCCGTAACAATGGGACTGAATATTCGGCGTTCACGCAGCCTGTTGTTTCTCTCGACAACGCTGCTCGCCGGAACGATAACCGCTTTTTGCGGTCCGATAGGTTTCATAGGTCTCGCTATGCCTCATGTCACAAGAATGCTTTTCCAAAATAGCGATCATCATGTCCTTCTGCCCGGAACAATTCTTTCGGGAGCATCGATATTGCTTCTTTGCGACATCATTTCTAAAATATTCACCTTGCCGATCAACGCCATTACAGCTCTATTGGGAATCCCAATCGTCGTATGGGTGGTTTTACGCAACAAATCCATCACCGCATGA
- a CDS encoding ABC transporter ATP-binding protein: MIELQHFSIGYKENSLLHEVNATIKKGQLTALIGRNGTGKSTLLRAIAGLNRCYSGKIILDGHDIACMKTEDMAKTLAVVTTERTRIANLRCKDVVAIGRAPYTNWIGRMQETDKEIVMQSLISVGMEAYANRTMDKMSDGECQRVMIARALAQDTPIILLDEPTSFLDMPNRYELVALLRRLVHDEKKCIMFSTHELDIALSMCDSIALLDTPNLSCLTASEMQKSGYIDRLFQNENIRFDSLCGTMILKQ; encoded by the coding sequence ATGATAGAATTACAGCATTTTTCCATAGGTTACAAAGAAAACTCGTTGCTCCACGAGGTAAATGCCACGATAAAAAAAGGTCAACTGACAGCCCTTATCGGAAGAAACGGGACAGGAAAATCGACGTTGCTCCGCGCCATAGCCGGTCTGAACCGGTGTTATTCCGGAAAAATCATTCTCGACGGGCACGACATCGCCTGCATGAAAACCGAAGATATGGCAAAAACGCTGGCTGTCGTCACGACCGAGCGCACGCGCATCGCCAACCTGCGGTGCAAGGATGTCGTAGCCATAGGCCGTGCTCCTTATACCAACTGGATAGGTAGGATGCAAGAAACAGATAAGGAGATAGTCATGCAATCGCTCATTTCGGTGGGAATGGAGGCTTATGCAAACCGCACGATGGATAAAATGTCGGATGGCGAATGCCAGCGTGTGATGATTGCTCGTGCATTGGCACAGGATACTCCTATCATTCTCCTTGATGAACCGACTTCCTTTCTTGACATGCCTAATCGCTACGAACTTGTGGCGTTGCTTCGTAGGCTTGTCCACGACGAGAAAAAATGTATCATGTTCTCGACACATGAACTTGACATCGCGTTGTCCATGTGCGATTCGATAGCATTGTTAGATACCCCGAATTTAAGTTGCTTGACCGCGTCTGAAATGCAGAAAAGCGGATACATTGACAGACTTTTCCAAAATGAAAACATCCGTTTCGACTCCTTATGCGGTACAATGATTTTGAAACAATGA
- a CDS encoding DUF2284 domain-containing protein encodes MSIYTVENFTSDITVEGYIAEFRDEPHFLELCKQCTNYGKSWGCPPFDFDTESFLRQYKYAHLMATKIIPEDKDIPIEYTQKLILPERIRIESELLDMERKYGGRSFAYIGKCLHCSDNECTRNCGTPCRHPEKVRPSLEAFGFDIAKTLSELFNIELLWGKDGKLPEYLVLVSGFFHNEYELCNIAY; translated from the coding sequence ATGAGTATATACACTGTAGAAAATTTTACTTCAGACATCACTGTTGAAGGATACATCGCCGAATTCCGTGACGAACCACATTTTCTTGAACTTTGCAAACAATGTACCAATTACGGTAAAAGTTGGGGGTGTCCTCCATTTGATTTTGATACGGAATCGTTTCTCCGACAATACAAGTATGCACATCTTATGGCAACGAAGATAATCCCTGAAGACAAAGATATTCCGATTGAATATACACAAAAACTCATTTTACCGGAACGGATACGAATCGAGAGCGAATTATTGGATATGGAACGGAAATATGGAGGGCGTTCATTTGCCTATATAGGTAAATGTCTTCACTGCTCAGATAACGAGTGTACGCGTAACTGCGGCACACCATGCCGACACCCGGAAAAAGTGCGTCCGTCACTCGAAGCCTTCGGATTTGACATAGCCAAAACGCTTTCTGAACTTTTTAACATCGAACTTCTTTGGGGAAAGGATGGCAAATTACCTGAATATCTTGTTCTCGTAAGCGGATTTTTTCATAATGAATACGAACTTTGCAACATAGCATACTAA
- a CDS encoding DUF3408 domain-containing protein produces the protein MDSEKEKNRLSDIVLERVGLTGNLLSAPVSPSLEPVVEIPSHGSQVRAGKVTGPEEYKRRFLVPAPRAAEWKTAYIDGRLHRRIAMLVRAAGCGSISGFIIRLLELHMEEHREDIASLLGEVYRPWDEDGQPGGTPRR, from the coding sequence ATGGATTCAGAAAAGGAAAAGAACCGGCTTTCCGATATCGTTCTCGAGAGGGTCGGACTCACGGGGAACCTTCTGTCAGCTCCCGTTTCCCCATCCCTGGAACCAGTGGTGGAGATACCAAGTCATGGAAGTCAGGTCCGGGCAGGGAAAGTGACAGGTCCGGAGGAATACAAGAGGAGGTTTCTGGTTCCCGCTCCCAGAGCCGCTGAGTGGAAGACCGCCTACATTGATGGGAGACTGCACCGCCGGATCGCCATGCTGGTCAGGGCCGCCGGCTGCGGCAGCATCTCCGGTTTTATCATCCGGTTGTTGGAACTCCATATGGAGGAACACAGGGAGGACATCGCCTCCCTGCTCGGTGAGGTCTACCGTCCCTGGGATGAGGACGGACAGCCGGGAGGAACACCTCGCCGATAA
- a CDS encoding DUF3408 domain-containing protein, which produces MTGKNVKERIGLGGMDADRIREIMGEAPACPRKRRGTSGNDIIRPARKNGPMQPSVYGEEYLHGIAGVQRRSLHIPAALHRKLSILAGASRNGKVTLEGFINHLVSRHLEEYRETTDMILEESLPGPVIKARPP; this is translated from the coding sequence ATGACAGGAAAGAACGTAAAAGAGCGGATTGGTCTTGGCGGGATGGACGCGGACCGCATCCGTGAGATCATGGGGGAAGCGCCTGCCTGTCCCCGGAAGAGACGTGGAACGTCCGGTAACGACATTATACGTCCCGCAAGGAAAAATGGCCCCATGCAACCGTCCGTCTACGGGGAGGAATACCTGCATGGCATTGCGGGCGTGCAGCGTCGGTCGCTGCATATTCCCGCCGCCCTGCACCGGAAACTGTCCATCCTGGCGGGAGCCTCGAGAAACGGAAAGGTCACTCTGGAGGGGTTCATCAACCACCTTGTCTCGCGGCATCTGGAAGAATACAGGGAAACGACGGACATGATTCTGGAGGAGTCCCTGCCCGGCCCGGTCATAAAGGCTCGTCCCCCATGA
- a CDS encoding ParA family protein produces the protein MMKKEKELLVAIASQKGGVGKSVFTVLLASVLHYRKDVRVAVVDCDSPQHSIALMRERDMENVMKNDDLKVNLYRQYERIRKPAYPVIKSDPEKGVEDLRRYMDEKGETFDIVLFDLPGTLRSEGVVHTVAAMDYIFVPLKADNIVMQSSLQFTKVLEEELIAKGNCNLKGIRLFWNMVDRRGRKNLYDAWNRVIHRMGLRLLSSHIPNTLRYNKEADPVCKGVFRSTLFPPDPRQEKDSGLPELVEEICHAIGLEESDTER, from the coding sequence ATGATGAAAAAAGAAAAAGAGTTGTTGGTTGCCATCGCCAGCCAGAAGGGTGGCGTGGGAAAATCCGTCTTTACGGTACTGCTGGCCAGTGTCCTGCATTACCGCAAAGACGTGCGTGTGGCGGTTGTGGACTGTGACTCCCCGCAGCACAGCATCGCCCTGATGCGTGAGAGGGACATGGAGAATGTCATGAAAAATGACGACCTGAAGGTGAACCTGTACCGGCAGTACGAAAGAATCCGTAAGCCTGCCTATCCGGTCATCAAAAGCGACCCGGAAAAGGGGGTGGAAGACCTGCGGCGTTATATGGACGAAAAAGGGGAGACTTTCGATATCGTGCTCTTCGACCTTCCCGGAACGCTCCGCAGCGAGGGGGTGGTTCATACCGTTGCCGCGATGGACTATATCTTTGTCCCGCTCAAGGCGGACAATATCGTCATGCAGAGTTCCCTGCAGTTTACCAAGGTGCTGGAAGAGGAGCTGATCGCCAAGGGGAACTGCAACTTGAAAGGAATCCGGCTGTTCTGGAACATGGTGGATAGAAGGGGACGGAAGAATTTGTATGATGCCTGGAACCGGGTCATCCACAGGATGGGGCTGCGGCTGCTGTCCTCACACATTCCGAACACCCTCCGCTACAACAAGGAGGCGGACCCTGTCTGTAAGGGTGTCTTTCGTTCCACGCTGTTTCCACCCGATCCCCGTCAGGAGAAAGACTCCGGCCTTCCTGAACTGGTGGAGGAGATATGCCATGCCATCGGTCTGGAGGAATCCGATACCGAGCGGTAG